The DNA segment TCGCCTTATTATAGTATCCCCCGGGCAATATAGAATCATCCGTTATGCGATATGCAACCGGCACCCAGATGTCCTCAATCAAAGCGAACTCTTCAACAGCATAAGTTCGCCTGGCCCACGTTCCCTTCGGCATCACTTTGCCCAGCCTGTCTATATCACCCGCGTCCAGATCGAATTTGGCTCTGACCACATTATATCCATGCTCCGGGTCCAGCCAAAGCTTGTAATACCCATACTTGCTGTCAATACTGACCACATGACATTGCGAACCTTTCATTTCTTGCCGCCCGTGAACCCGAACCTTTCCTTTCGCACCCCCGACGATCTTTTCAATACTCCTCGGCCCCTCTTCGCAGAAACCGATAACTCCTGCTAAAGGCGATTGCCTGAAAGAGAAGGGCGACAGATCTGTTTGCTCATCAACGAATGTTTTTATCACTGTACCATGCTTGATACTGGAATGCTCCTTCACCCTGATAAACGAAAAAGCCTCCTCTCCATCATACAGCATCCGATTGTAGTGATACTTGTCGCTTCTAGTGCCGTTTCCAAAATATAATTTTAACTTTTCCATGATTTAAGACTTGCGCCATGCATAATCTGGTATTATATAGAATGACACGAAGAAATAATTTCACGCTTACAAGCAGAGAAAGGGATTTCTTATGTGTCTGTACGCCAGAGACCTCAGTACCAGTGAAGGCCAGCAAATTCAGCGGATACTCCGCAGCAGCAAAAGCCGAATCAAGATTCGTCGCGGCCAAGTCATTCTTGCCTCTAACCAGGGCTATAAAGTTCCTGCTATCGCCGAGCTGGTTCACTATTCGCCGCACCATGTCAGGGTCATCATCAAAGACTTTAACCAACGCGGCCTTAAGGCGTTGGAGCCCAAGCCCCGGCCGGGAAGACCGCCGGAGTTTACCGAGGACGACAAGGCCATTATTGCCGAGACTGCAAAATGTCCGCCCGACCTTCTGGACTGCCCTTTTAAGCGGTGGTCACTGGAAAAACTGCGTGAATATCTTGTCCAGGAAAAGATCGTTCCTACGATCAGCATTGAAACACTCAGGACCATCCTGCATGAAAAGAAGGTCAAGCTCCGGCGGACAAAGACATGGAAAGAGTGCAACGACCCCGATCTCAAGTCTAAAAAAAACTGATTCGCAGATACGTAAACCAGCCCGCTTCAAACGGGCCGACCATATCATTCGACGAGTTCGGACCGCTGGAGGTTCGTCCTCAGCCGGGCCAAAATTACTGTCATACCGACCATCCCAAGAGGCTGCCTGCGACCTATACCCGAAAACACGGCGTTCAGCACTGGCTGGCGTTTTACGATGTCCATCAGAAAAAGCTCTGGGGATATGTTCGGCCACGCAAGCGGCATCAGGAGTTCTTGGAAGTTTTGAAACTGACCAGGAAAAAGTGTCCGGCAAACCAGCGGATCCATCTGATACTGGACAATTTTTCGCCGCACCGCAAGGACAAGGTTCTGCGGTACTGTCGCGAGAACAATATTCATCTGATCTGGACGCCGACCAACGCATCATGGCTAAATCCTATCGAATGTCAGTTTACCCATGTTAAGGAATTCGTCATACGCGGAACTAATTATCAAAACCACCATGAGCTTAAAATCGCTCTGAATAGATACGTAGCATATCGCAATAAAAAAACTCAGCAAAAGCGAAACTTAGATAATTGAAACGGCACTAGTGCCGTTTCAAAAATATAATTTTAACTTTTCCATGATTTAAGACTTGCGCCATGCATAATCTGGTATTATATAGAATGACACGAAGAAATAATTTCACGCTTACAAGCAGAGAAAGGGATTTCTTATGTGTCTGTACGCCAGAGACCTCAGTACCAGTGAAGGCCAGCAAATTCAGCGGATACTCCGCAGCAGCAAAAGCCGAATCAAGATTCGTCGCGGCCAAGTCATTCTTGCCTCTAACCAGGGCTATAAAGTTCCTGCTATCGCCGAGCTGGTTCACTATTCGCCGCACCATGTCAGGGCCATCATCAAAGACTTTAACCAACGCGGCCTTAAGGCGTTGGAGCCCAAGCCCCGGCCGGGAAGACCGCCGGAGTTTACCGAGGACGACAAGGCCATTATTGCCGAGACTGCAAAATGTCCGCCCGATCTTCTGGACTGCCCTTTTAAGCGGTGGTCCCTGGAAAAACTGCGTGAATATCTTGTCCAGGAAAAGATCGTTCCTACGATCAGCATTGAAACACTCAGGACCATCCTGCGTGAAAAGAAGGTCAAGCTCCGGCGGACAAAGACGTGGAAAGAGTGCAACGACCCCAATCTCAAGTCTAAAAAAAACTAATTCGCAGATATGTGAACCAGCCGGCCTCAAACGGGCCGACCATATCATTCGACGAGTTCGGACCGCTGGAGATTCGTCCTCAGCCAGGCCGGAATTACTGTCATACCGACCATCCCAAGAGGCTGCCTGCGACCTATACCCGCAAACACGGCGTTCAGCACTGGCTGGCGTTTTACGATGTCCATCAGAAAAAGCTCTGGGGATATGTTCGGCCACGCAAGCGGCATCAGGAGTTCTTGGAAGTTTTGAAACTGAC comes from the Anaerohalosphaera lusitana genome and includes:
- a CDS encoding outer membrane lipoprotein-sorting protein; protein product: MEKLKLYFGNGTRSDKYHYNRMLYDGEEAFSFIRVKEHSSIKHGTVIKTFVDEQTDLSPFSFRQSPLAGVIGFCEEGPRSIEKIVGGAKGKVRVHGRQEMKGSQCHVVSIDSKYGYYKLWLDPEHGYNVVRAKFDLDAGDIDRLGKVMPKGTWARRTYAVEEFALIEDIWVPVAYRITDDSILPGGYYNKAKTSFKITSIELNPDHEKMGSFALDEVPDGSLAMISGQRREYVWRDGELVT
- a CDS encoding helix-turn-helix domain-containing protein, which gives rise to MCLYARDLSTSEGQQIQRILRSSKSRIKIRRGQVILASNQGYKVPAIAELVHYSPHHVRVIIKDFNQRGLKALEPKPRPGRPPEFTEDDKAIIAETAKCPPDLLDCPFKRWSLEKLREYLVQEKIVPTISIETLRTILHEKKVKLRRTKTWKECNDPDLKSKKN
- a CDS encoding transposase → MEVRPQPGQNYCHTDHPKRLPATYTRKHGVQHWLAFYDVHQKKLWGYVRPRKRHQEFLEVLKLTRKKCPANQRIHLILDNFSPHRKDKVLRYCRENNIHLIWTPTNASWLNPIECQFTHVKEFVIRGTNYQNHHELKIALNRYVAYRNKKTQQKRNLDN
- a CDS encoding helix-turn-helix domain-containing protein, with the translated sequence MCLYARDLSTSEGQQIQRILRSSKSRIKIRRGQVILASNQGYKVPAIAELVHYSPHHVRAIIKDFNQRGLKALEPKPRPGRPPEFTEDDKAIIAETAKCPPDLLDCPFKRWSLEKLREYLVQEKIVPTISIETLRTILREKKVKLRRTKTWKECNDPNLKSKKN